TCTCGCGGTAGTCCTCGTACTGGGAGCCGTCGCCGACGTAGAGCGTCTCGCCCGCCGCTTGCCGGGTGTCGGCGCTCACGTCCGCCAGCGCCGTCACCGTCGAGCGCGGTTCCGTGTTGAACTGCCGTCCGACCGTGGTTCCGATGTAGCCGCCGCCGATGACGCCGACTCTGAGTTTCTCGGCCTGAGACATCCGTGTTCGTTCCACCACGAGCGGTCCCTTGATTCGTCCGGCCGCGAGTGTCAGTCGGCCAACTGGCACCCCGGGGAGTTCCCCGAGCGCTCACTCGTCGTCAGCGAGGACCACCGCAATCTCCTCGCCGTGTTCTAAGTCCGCGTCGCCGAGCAATCGGAGCATGGTCACGTCGTCGCCGCCGTCCACGACTCGGGCGCGCAAGCGCGTCCCCGTGACCGACGATTCGAGGTCGGCGAGTCGGTCGAGAACCTCGGTCCGGAACGTCTCGGTCTCGTTGACCGCGGCCTCCGGCACGGCCGCCCCGCCCGCCTCGGACTCGTCCGAGGCGGGCGTTTCAGAGGCTGACGGGGCCGTTTCGGACGCGTCCGGTGAGGACGCGTCGGCGCTCGCGGACCCGGAGGCGGGTGCGTCACGGTCGGGCGAAACTGCCACGTCGTCCGTCGAAACTGCCGCTCTCTCTCCCGGAACCGCCGCGTCCGCACCGCCCGATTCGGCGCGCGCGCCGAATTGGGCGTCGAATCGCTCGACGGCGACGCCTTCCGCTTCGAGGTCGGCGTCGGCGAATCGGGCCACCGCGGGAAGCGCGTCCTCGCCGTCTTCGAGGAGTTCGCCGAACCGCGCGCCGTTGGACTGCCAGTCTTGGGCGCGGATGGACTGGACCGCGGTCTCGCTCAACCACGGCGGCGGCGACCACCGGCCGTCGGCGTAGAGGGTCTGCTCGCGGTCGTCGTCGCTGGCCCAGACGAATCGCTCGTCGTACCGGCCCCGGAAGTCCCGAAGCGCGCGCCGGGGACCGTGGCCCGCGACGACGTGGATGGGGTCGAGTTCGGACACGAGGTCGTCGATGACCGACAGCGACGTGTGGTTGACCACCTCGAAGTCGTAGACGGTGCAGGCGGCCGTCTCGACCGGTTCGGTCGCGCCACCGGTCAGTTGGACCAGCGTGGCCGACGAGTCGTCCCTGATGGCTCCGAACAGGCGGTGTGCGCTCCCTTCCGAGGGAACTTCCGGCCCGGCGAAGGTGACGGCACCGCGTTCGAGCAGGTCGTTCGCCGAGTCGAACACCGGAACCGTC
Above is a genomic segment from Halorussus caseinilyticus containing:
- a CDS encoding MBL fold metallo-hydrolase, which codes for MNLSYQHANPSKGGGSYLLRFRDVTRDRTACVLVDSGVGVDLDALLGDDEYLAAVLLTHAHLDHYATLADSLRDGAPVYAAEPTAKVLEDVLTEGEKNYEIGTTESVTDAIRPLDGWQTLVPDVEAAPVPAGHAPGAAGFVVRFHDGSRANHLLFTGDFTTRRVAGYPGFRTDLPVDVDALFVNVSTTDDFEETLTESLFTIIERARAGSSVLVTASALTAVHYAYLLGHLGERLNQSTPITLAGQAAKLYADFDYDVPNVETVPVFDSANDLLERGAVTFAGPEVPSEGSAHRLFGAIRDDSSATLVQLTGGATEPVETAACTVYDFEVVNHTSLSVIDDLVSELDPIHVVAGHGPRRALRDFRGRYDERFVWASDDDREQTLYADGRWSPPPWLSETAVQSIRAQDWQSNGARFGELLEDGEDALPAVARFADADLEAEGVAVERFDAQFGARAESGGADAAVPGERAAVSTDDVAVSPDRDAPASGSASADASSPDASETAPSASETPASDESEAGGAAVPEAAVNETETFRTEVLDRLADLESSVTGTRLRARVVDGGDDVTMLRLLGDADLEHGEEIAVVLADDE